From the genome of Candidatus Eisenbacteria bacterium:
GACGCCTCCGCAGGGGTCGCCGAGGTCACGCTCGCCCCCGAGGTCGCGAGCGGTCACCACGTCCTGGGACTCCGGCTCTCCCCACCGGGCACGACCGCCGCACCGGCCGCGGTCGACCAGGGTCAACGCGAGCGCCTGAAGGCCCTCGGCTACGTCCAGTAGCGCCCCGCACCAATTTGCACCGTAGCCCGGTTCTTCGTATGGAGGCCGGCAACAATGGGGGGGGCTGGGAGCGAAGGGCCTGCCATTTCGGTCGTCGTTCCCACCTACAATCGCGCCGCCTTCCTGCCGGCCATGCTGGAGAGCGTGTTCGCGCAGCGCGACTGCCCGCCATTCGAGGTCGTGCTGGTCGACGACGCGTCGACCGACGACACCGCCGGGGTCGTCGCGTCGACGGGTCATCCGGTGACCCTCGTCCGACTGGAGAAGAACGGCGGGGTCGCGCGGGCGCGGCAGGTCGGCGTCGAGCGATCGCGCGGCGCGCTGCTCGCCTTCCATGATTCCGACGACGTCATGCTTCCGGGCCGCCTGGGTGAGCTGGCCGCCTATCTCGAGGGTCATCCCGAGCTGGGCGCCGTCTTCTCCAACGGCGTCATCGAGACCGCGGACGGCCGAAGCGTGGGAACGGTCGTGCCGGAGGCGCAGGCGGTTCACCTCGACGGGCGCCGCATCGGGATCCGCGACATCCTGCGTGACGGCCTGCCGGTCTATCTCCAGACGGCCCTCATCCGGCGCTCCGCGTTCGACCGTGCCGGCGACATCGACGCGAGCCTCAAGCGCCACGCGGACCTCGATCTCGCCTGCCGGGTGTCCCTCACGACGCCCGTCGCCTTCGTCGATCGACCGGCCTTCCGCTATCGCCTGCACGGCGCGAATCAGACGCTCGATCGCATGCGGCTGCGCGAGGGGCTCGCCGAGGTGATGGGACGGCTGCGGAAGCGCCACCCGGAGGCCGTCGAGCTCTGCGGGGCCGACTGGTATCGCTGGCGCGAAGCGCGACACCTGCGCCGGATCGCCCTGCAGCGGCTGCGCGAGGCGCGTGTCCTCACCGCCGCCTCGATCTTCGCCCGCTCGCTCGCGATCGGCGTGAGGCGACCGCCGCCGGCGACGGGTCTGCGGGCCGAGCACGGCCGCGAAGCCTAGAGGGAGACGAGATCATGCGCGTGCTCGTACTTGGGGGTGACGGTTACTGCGGCTGGCCGACCGCCTTGCACCTCGCCACCCGCGGCCACGAGGTCGCGATCCTCGACAACTTCGTGCGCCGCCTGTGGGACCACGAGCTCGGGTGCGAGACGCTGACCCCGATCCGGCCTCTTCAGGACCGCGTGGCGATCTGGCGCGAGCTCACCGGACAAACGATCCGCGCGTTCGTCGCCGACATGATGAACTACGAGGCGGTCGCGACGGCGATCGAGACGACCGCGCCCGACGCCGTCGTCCACTTCGCGGAGCAGCGCGCCGCGCCCTACTCGATGATCGACCGCGAGCACGCCGTCTTCACGCAGGTGAACAACGTGGTGGGGACTCTGAACCTCCTCTTCGCGCTGAAGGAGCTCCGTCCCCAGTGCCACCTCGTGAAGCTCGGGACCATGGGCGAGTACGGCACGCCCAACATCGACATCGAGGAGGGCTTCATCGAGATCCACCACAAGGGGCGGAGCGACGTTCTCCCCTTCCCGAAGCAGCCGGGCTCCTTCTACCACCTCTCGAAGGTCCACGATTCGCACAACATCATGTTCTGCTGCCGGGTCTGGGGCCTGCGCGCGACCGATCTCAACCAGGGCGTCGTCTACGGGACCGTCACGCCCGAGATCAGCCGGCATCCGGGTCTCATCAACCGCTTCGACTACGACGACGTCTTCGGCACGGCGCTCAACCGCTTCTGCCTGCAGGCGGCCATCGGCCACCCGCTCACGGTCTACGGGCGCGGGGGACAGACGCGGGGCTTCCTCGACATCCGCGACACCGTGCGCTGCATCGAGCTCGCGATCGAGCACCCGCCGGGACCGGGCGAGTTCCGCGTATTCAACCAGTTCACCGAGCAGTTCTCCGTGGGCGAGCTCGCCGAGAAGGTGGCGCAGGCCGGCACGAAGCTCGACCTGGACGTCCGCGTGACGCACCTGCCGAACCCGCGCGTCGAGCGCGAGGAGCACTACTACAACGCCGCCCACACGCGCCTGCTCGACCTGGGGCTCGAGCCCCACTACCTCTCGGACTCCCTCCTCGACTCGCTGCTCAACATCGCCATCCGCTACCGCGATCGTGTCCGCGAGGACGCGATCCTGCCCCGGGTCGACTGGCGCGAGACGCACAACCGCCACGATCCGACGGCGTTCGCCGCCGGCCCGATGGACACGCGTCCGGCGCCGAGCGTCATCAGCCCGCCTGCCGCCGTCGTCTTCAAGTGACCTGGCTCGTCACGGGGGGTGCCGGATTCATCGGCGTCAACCTGCTGCGGCGGCTGCACGCCGAGGCAGTGCGCGTCCGCGTGCTCGACGACTTCTCGACGGGCCGTCGCGAGGATTTGGACACCCTCGGCGCCGAGCTCATCGAGGGCGACATCCGCGACGGCGACACCGTGACGCGCGCCCTCGCCGGCGTCGAGGTGGTCGTCCACCTGGCCGCCCACACGCGCGTGATCGAGTCGATCGAAGATCCCGTCGGCAGCTTCGACGTGAACGCGCGTGGCACGCTCACCGTGCTCGAGGCCGCGCGCCGGAGCGGAGCCGTGCGCCGGGTGGTGTTCGCGTCCACCGGTGGGGCGATTCTCGGCGACGCCGTGCCGCCCGTCCACGAGGACATGCCGGCGCGCCCCCTGGCCCCGTACGGGGCGAGCAAGCTCGCCGGTGAGGGCTACTGCTCGGCGTACTTCGGTTCCTACGGTCTTCCGACGGTCGCGCTCCGGTTCTCGAACGTCTACGGGCCCTGGTCGTATCAGAAGGGAAGCGTGGTGGCGGCGTTCTTCCGGCGCATCCTCGCCGGCGAGCCGCTCGTCATCTACGGCGACGGCGGGCAGACGCGCGACTTCCTGTTCGTGGGCGATCTCTGCGAGGCGATCGTCGTCGCCACCCGGCGCGACGTCGGAGGACGGGTCTTCCACATCGCCGCCGGCGTCGAGACGCCGATCGGAGAGCTCGCTGAGCGCATGCTCCGCGTCACCGGTGCCGGCGTCGCGGTCGAGCACCGGCCCGCCCGGGCCGGCGAGGTGCGGCGCAACTGCGCGCGCATCGACCGTGCTCGCGCGCTGCTCGGCTTCGCGCCCGCCACGCCGCTCGACTCGGGCCTTCGCGCGACGTGGGACTGGTTTCGCATTCAGACCCGTTCGTAGGGATCGAAGAGCTTCTTGTACTCCTCGAGCGCGAAACGATCGGTCATTCCCGCGATGTAGTCCGCGATCACGCGCGGCATGCTCTCGCCCTCGCTCTGCGTGCGCTGCGTCACGTGTGGCGGCAGCTGCTTCGGCTCCTGCATGTAGACCTCGAAGAGCGCGCTCATGATGCGGTCGGCCTTCTGGGTCATGCGGTTCACGCGGTGGTGATGATAGAGGCGGTCGTACAGGAACCCCTTCAGCGCGCGATGTCGCTCGCCCATGGCGGGCGAGAACTCGACCAGGCGCGGCTTCACGCGCCGGACCTTCTCGAGCGAATCGATGGCCTCCCGGGTGAGGCGAGCCTCGAGCGTCGACGCGAGATCCGTCACCATCCAGTCGATCAGGCGGCGGACGGCCTGATAGCGGACGACCCGCGCCGCAGCGCCTGGGGCGGCGCGTGAGGCGTCGTTCCATGCCTCGCTCCAGATCGGGACGGTGAGCAGCTCGTCGGGGTCGAGCATGCCCGACTGCAGTCCGTCGTCGACGTCGTGCGCGGTGTAGGCGACCTCGTCGGCGAAGTCGACGATCTGCGCCTCCAGGCACGGGGCCAGGTCCGCGCCGAACTCGGCCACCTGCGGGCGATCGTAGCGCGTCGAGTGCTTGACGATGCCTTCGCGCACTTCCCACGAGAGGTTGAGGCCGTGGAAATTCGGATAGCGGTCCTCGAGCACGTCCACGATGCGGAGGCTCTGCGCATTGTGCTCGAAGCCACCGTACGGCTCCATCAACCGGTCGAGCGTGCGCTCGCCGGCGTGGCCGAACGGCGTGTGGCCGAGGTCGTGGGCGAGGGCGACCGCCTCGGCCAGGTCCTCGTTGAGCGCGAGCATGCGCGCGAGCGTCCGCGTCACCTGCGCGGCTTCGACCGTGTGCGTGAGCCGCGTCCGGTAGTAGTCGCCTTCGTGGTTGACGAAGACCTGCGTCTTGTACTCGAGCCGGCGGAAAGCCGTGGAGTGGATGATCCGATCGCGGTCGCGCGCGAAGACCGGCCGGAACGGATG
Proteins encoded in this window:
- a CDS encoding glycosyltransferase is translated as MGGAGSEGPAISVVVPTYNRAAFLPAMLESVFAQRDCPPFEVVLVDDASTDDTAGVVASTGHPVTLVRLEKNGGVARARQVGVERSRGALLAFHDSDDVMLPGRLGELAAYLEGHPELGAVFSNGVIETADGRSVGTVVPEAQAVHLDGRRIGIRDILRDGLPVYLQTALIRRSAFDRAGDIDASLKRHADLDLACRVSLTTPVAFVDRPAFRYRLHGANQTLDRMRLREGLAEVMGRLRKRHPEAVELCGADWYRWREARHLRRIALQRLREARVLTAASIFARSLAIGVRRPPPATGLRAEHGREA
- a CDS encoding NAD-dependent epimerase/dehydratase family protein codes for the protein MRVLVLGGDGYCGWPTALHLATRGHEVAILDNFVRRLWDHELGCETLTPIRPLQDRVAIWRELTGQTIRAFVADMMNYEAVATAIETTAPDAVVHFAEQRAAPYSMIDREHAVFTQVNNVVGTLNLLFALKELRPQCHLVKLGTMGEYGTPNIDIEEGFIEIHHKGRSDVLPFPKQPGSFYHLSKVHDSHNIMFCCRVWGLRATDLNQGVVYGTVTPEISRHPGLINRFDYDDVFGTALNRFCLQAAIGHPLTVYGRGGQTRGFLDIRDTVRCIELAIEHPPGPGEFRVFNQFTEQFSVGELAEKVAQAGTKLDLDVRVTHLPNPRVEREEHYYNAAHTRLLDLGLEPHYLSDSLLDSLLNIAIRYRDRVREDAILPRVDWRETHNRHDPTAFAAGPMDTRPAPSVISPPAAVVFK
- a CDS encoding NAD-dependent epimerase/dehydratase family protein; translated protein: MTWLVTGGAGFIGVNLLRRLHAEAVRVRVLDDFSTGRREDLDTLGAELIEGDIRDGDTVTRALAGVEVVVHLAAHTRVIESIEDPVGSFDVNARGTLTVLEAARRSGAVRRVVFASTGGAILGDAVPPVHEDMPARPLAPYGASKLAGEGYCSAYFGSYGLPTVALRFSNVYGPWSYQKGSVVAAFFRRILAGEPLVIYGDGGQTRDFLFVGDLCEAIVVATRRDVGGRVFHIAAGVETPIGELAERMLRVTGAGVAVEHRPARAGEVRRNCARIDRARALLGFAPATPLDSGLRATWDWFRIQTRS
- a CDS encoding deoxyguanosinetriphosphate triphosphohydrolase — translated: MPSRLSRGRRHPEPEHPFRPVFARDRDRIIHSTAFRRLEYKTQVFVNHEGDYYRTRLTHTVEAAQVTRTLARMLALNEDLAEAVALAHDLGHTPFGHAGERTLDRLMEPYGGFEHNAQSLRIVDVLEDRYPNFHGLNLSWEVREGIVKHSTRYDRPQVAEFGADLAPCLEAQIVDFADEVAYTAHDVDDGLQSGMLDPDELLTVPIWSEAWNDASRAAPGAAARVVRYQAVRRLIDWMVTDLASTLEARLTREAIDSLEKVRRVKPRLVEFSPAMGERHRALKGFLYDRLYHHHRVNRMTQKADRIMSALFEVYMQEPKQLPPHVTQRTQSEGESMPRVIADYIAGMTDRFALEEYKKLFDPYERV